In the genome of Populus nigra chromosome 9, ddPopNigr1.1, whole genome shotgun sequence, one region contains:
- the LOC133703703 gene encoding G-type lectin S-receptor-like serine/threonine-protein kinase At4g27290: MALPVSLKLKEILLETEMKSLRLGLTLLFCLCFSSSFTKSLAADTIATNQNITDGETIVSSGGNYGMGFFSLGNSTQRYLGIWYNRISKGRVVWVANREKPITDKSGVFKVDERGILMLYNQNSSVIWSSNISRQARNPVAQLLETGNLAVRNLDDPSPENFLWQSFHHPGNTFLPGMKVGRIASGLDVIISSWKSTDDPSPGDYTFEVDPMRLELVVNHNSNLKARSGPWNGIGFSGLPYLKPDPIYNYTFVFNDKEAYFTFDLYNISVITTLVLSEEGIMNRLTWIDRTNSWIVYASAPADNCDNYNLCGAYGRCNIGTSPACSCLDRFRPGNQEQWQRADWSGGCVRRMPLDCKNGDGFIKYSNVKVPQANNWMVNISMTTEECRTECLKNCSCMAYANSDVIAKSGCFLWFDEHLIDIRQYTDDGQDLYIRMASSEAAAANQGQGGSKRNNKVAVILGSVLAPLLVVCLGICLLIRKKKMEQNKYNSSHGRSRKEQIPEDNFTIPYQEEDLDLPHYDLNTLAIATNGFSFSNLLGEGGFGPVYKGVFKYGQEVAVKRLSKESRQGLDEFMNEVKCIAQLQHRNLVKLLGYCVQLDEKILIYEYMPKKSLDFYINDKKQSKALDWTQRFHIINGISRGLLYLHQDSRLRIIHRDLKPSNILLDEEMNPKISDFGMARSFGGNETEANTKRVVGTYGYMSPEYAIDGLFSIKSDVFSFGVLVLEIVSGKRNRGFHHPGHQLNLLGHAWKLFKEGRALELVDDLIVETCNQNEVTRSIHIGLLCVQHSPADRPSMSTVVLMLGGEGTLAQPNEPGFYTERKLIDASSSSSKQESCSVNEVTVTLIDAR; this comes from the exons ATGGCATTGCCTGTTAGTCTCAAACTAAAAGAAATTCTGCTCGAAACAGAGATGAAAAGCCTTCGCCTCGGCCTTACCCTTCTTTTCTgcttatgtttctcttcttctttcacaAAATCCTTGGCAGCAGACACCATAGCTACAAACCAAAACATCACTGATGGGGAGACCATTGTATCAAGTGGTGGAAACTATGGAATGGGGTTTTTCAGCCTTGGAAATTCCACACAACGATACTTGGGAATATGGTACAACAGGATATCTAAAGGAAGAGTTGTTTGGGTTGCCAACAGAGAAAAACCAATCACTGATAAATCCGGAGTTTTCAAGGTCGATGAAAGGGGAATCCTCATGCTTTACAATCAGAACAGCAGTGTTATTTGGTCTTCCAACATATCAAGGCAAGCTCGAAACCCTGTTGCGCAGCTTTTGGAAACAGGAAATCTTGCTGTCAGAAATCTAGATGATCCAAGCCCGGAAAACTTCTTGTGGCAAAGTTTCCACCATCCGGGGAATACATTTCTACCAGGAATGAAAGTTGGACGCATAGCTTCAGGCTTGGATGTGATCATATCGTCGTGGAAGAGCACAGACGATCCTTCTCCAGGTGATTATACTTTTGAGGTAGACCCCATGCGTTTAGAGTTGGTTGTCAATCATAATTCAAATTTGAAGGCTCGTTCAGGGCCATGGAATGGCATCGGGTTTAGTGGTCTGCCTTATTTGAAACCAGATCCAATTTATAACTATACCTTTGTTTTTAATGACAAGGAGGCATACTTCACTTTTGATCTGTATAATATTTCTGTTATTACAACATTGGTTTTGTCTGAAGAAGGTATCATGAATCGGCTTACTTGGATTGATCGAACTAATAGTTGGATTGTGTACGCGAGCGCACCCGCGGACAACTGcgataattataatttatgtggTGCTTATGGAAGGTGTAACATTGGCACTTCTCCTGCATGCAGTTGTTTGGACAGATTCAGGCCGGGAAACCAAGAACAGTGGCAAAGGGCAGATTGGTCTGGTGGATGTGTTCGAAGGATGCCATTGGATTGCAAGAATGGAGATGGATTCATCAAGTATTCCAACGTTAAAGTGCCTCAAGCGAATAATTGGATGGTTAATATAAGCATGACCACGGAAGAATGCAGGACGGAATGCTTGAAGAATTGTTCTTGCATGGCTTATGCCAATTCAGATGTAATAGCAAAAAGTGGATGCTTTCTCTGGTTTGATGAACACCTGATTGATATCAGACAGTATACAGATGATGGGCAGGATCTTTACATTAGGATGGCTTCCTCTGAAGCAG CTGCTGCAAATCAAGGTCAAGGGGGCTCCAAAAGGAATAACAAAGTTGCTGTTATATTGGGCTCAGTATTGGCACCATTGCTCGTCGTATGCCTGGGCATATGTTTGCTCATACGGAAGAAAAAGATGgagcaaaacaaatataatagcAGTCATGGGAGGTCAA GGAAGGAGCAGATTCCAGAAGATAACTTCACAATACCTTACCAGGAGGAGGATCTTGATCTACCACACTATGACTTGAATACATTAGCTATTGCTACCAATGGCTTCTCATTCAGCAATTTGCTTGGGGAGGGTGGATTTGGACCGGTTTATAAG GGTGTGTTTAAATATGGCCAAGAAGTAGCTGTGAAGAGGCTTTCCAAGGAATCCAGACAAGGTCTTGATGAGTTCATGAATGAAGTTAAATGCATCGCGCAACTTCAGCACCGAAACCTTGTAAAGCTGCTAGGATATTGCGTTCAACTAGATGAGAAGATTTTGATATATGAATACATGCCCAAGAAAAGTCTGGACTTCTACATAAATG ATAAAAAGCAAAGCAAGGCCCTGGATTGGACTCAGAGGTTTCATATCATCAATGGCATATCAAGAGGACTACTTTATCTTCATCAAGACTCCAGACTAAGAATCATTCATCGAGACCTTAAACCGAGCAACATTTTGCTAGATGAAGAGATGAATCCTAAAATCTCAGACTTTGGCATGGCTAGAAGTTTCGGAGGGAATGAAACAGAAGCAAATACAAAGAGAGTAGTTGGAACATA TGGTTATATGTCGCCAGAGTATGCGATTGACGGTCTATTCTCGATAAAATCCGATGTGTTTAGCTTTGGTGTCTTGGTGTTAGAGATTGTAAGTGGGAAAAGAAATAGGGGATTTCATCATCCAGGACATCAACTCAACCTTCTTGGTCAT GCATGGAAACTGTTCAAAGAGGGAAGAGCTTTGGAGCTGGTCGATGATTTAATAGTGGAAACCTGTAATCAAAATGAAGTGACGAGGTCAATCCATATTGGTCTGTTATGTGTTCAACATTCCCCAGCAGATAGGCCAAGTATGTCAACAGTGGTACTAATGCTGGGTGGTGAGGGGACACTGGCTCAACCAAACGAGCCTGGTTTTTACACAGAAAGAAAGTTGATTGATGCAAGTTCTTCATCAAGCAAGCAAGAATCTTGCTCTGTCAATGAAGTTACTGTCACATTAATTGATGCTAGATAA
- the LOC133703253 gene encoding calcium-binding protein KRP1-like: MASSSNFEDFLPLMANKLGGDGLVGELCNGFNLLVDSEKGVITFDSLKKNSALLGLQDLSDDDLRCMLREGDFDGDGALNQMEFCVLMFRLSPELMEESQFLLEEALLQEFKHYC, encoded by the coding sequence ATGGCTTCTTCTTCAAATTTTGAAGATTTCTTGCCTCTTATGGCCAACAAGCTAGGTGGTGACGGTCTTGTAGGAGAACTATGCAACGGTTTCAATCTTTTGGTGGATAGTGAAAAGGGTGTCATCACTTTTGATAGTCTTAAAAAGAACTCAGCTTTATTGGGTTTGCAAGATTTGAGTGATGATGATTTAAGGTGTATGTTAAGAGAAGGTGATTTTGATGGTGATGGAGCACTTAATCAGATGGAGTTTTGTGTTTTGATGTTCAGATTGAGTCCTGAGTTGATGGAAGAGTCTCAATTTTTGTTAGAGGAAGCACTTTTACAGGAATTCAAACattattgctaa